A portion of the Parasteatoda tepidariorum isolate YZ-2023 chromosome 5, CAS_Ptep_4.0, whole genome shotgun sequence genome contains these proteins:
- the LOC107452404 gene encoding calumenin: MKLSILCTLLAVAWAAEEKADVRQSFRDKPKSQPVPHGSNYNKDSGSTSQSQHLDSSSSSSSSSAEEYRQLNSEEVKLLLLKVVDENVDKDKDGFATADELKDWLRVLQEKVIQDNVNRQWAYYSPETEEVLSWEGYYPEQKRVVTWERYLNYTYPDEVLSGSENLTPELEEVKATMRRAERRWKNADVDGDGSLSKEEFRDFIHPEESQRAGGVAVLEAMEDMDTDKDNKVSLDEYMTHLNKVSGEEKEDPSWSEAQRGHFTDFLDKDKDGNLSEKEMREWVVPTYDRSEAEAWRLISIADQDQDSKLSRDEIGTYHEYFLTLLPPEYWVQEDPTESSKHDEF, from the exons ATGAAGCTTTCAATCTTATGTACCCTACTGGCCGTTGCCTGGGCAGCAGAAGAAAAAGCAGATGTCCGACAGTCCTTTCGTGACAAGCCAAAGTCTCAGCCCGTACCTCACGGGTCAAATTACAACAAAGACAGCGGCAGTACCTCGCAATCACAGCACCTTGATTCCTCCTCTTCGTCCTCATCATCTTCTGCTGAAGAGTACAGACAGCTCAACTCTGAAGAAGTAAAGTTGCTTCTGTTGAAGGTTGTGGATGAGAATGTCGACAAAGATAAGGATGGTTTTGCCACTGCTGATGAGTTGAAGGATTGGTTGCGCGTCCTCCAAGAGAAGGTCATACAGGATAACGTAAACAGGCAGTGGGCGTACTACAGTCCAGAAACTGAAGAGGTTTTGTCCTGGGAAGGGTACTACCCAGAACAAAAGCGTGTCGTGACCTGGGAAAGGTATCTGAACTACACTTATCCAGATGAAG tGTTATCAGGAAGTGAGAATCTTACTCCCGAGCTGGAAGAGGTGAAGGCAACGATGCGCCGCGCAGAGAGGCGTTGGAAGAACGCAGACGTTGACGGTGATGGAAGTTTGTCTAAAGAAGAATTCAGAGATTTCATCCATCCGGAAGAATCCCAGAGAGCAGGTGGAGTCGCTGTTCTGGAAGCCATGGAGGACATGGACACTGACAAAGACAACAAAGTATCGCTTGATGAATACATGACTCACCTCAACAAG gtttccGGGGAAGAAAAAGAGGACCCCAGCTGGTCAGAAGCTCAACGTGGTCACTTCACTGACTTCTTGGACAAGGATAAAGATGGTAATCTGTCTGAAAAAGAGATGCGCGAATGGGTGGTTCCAACCTATGATCGGAGTGAGGCTGAAGCGTGGAGGTTGATCTCCATTGCTGACCAGGATCAGGATTCCAAACTGAGCAGAGATGAGATCGGTACTTACCATGAGTACTTCCTGACACTCCTACCACCGGAATACTGGGTGCAGGAAGATCCCACAGAATCTTCCAAACACGATGAGTTTTAA